One window of Acidobacteriota bacterium genomic DNA carries:
- the secE gene encoding preprotein translocase subunit SecE — translation MGVFTKIKKFLSEVIIELKKVTWPSRKEVYSTTIVVLITVFIFAIFLYLVDISLLYLVREVFAIFGRG, via the coding sequence ATTGGGGTGTTTACTAAGATAAAGAAATTTCTTTCAGAGGTAATAATAGAGCTGAAGAAGGTCACCTGGCCCAGCCGCAAGGAGGTATATTCGACCACGATTGTGGTGTTGATCACGGTGTTTATCTTCGCCATCTTCCTATACTTGGTGGATATTAGCCTTCTTTATCTGGTGAGGGAGGTCTTTGCTATATTTGGCAGGGGTTGA